A window of Armatimonadota bacterium contains these coding sequences:
- the rlmD gene encoding 23S rRNA (uracil(1939)-C(5))-methyltransferase RlmD, translated as MAVKREQQALARMIREAARPGQTVAPRCRHFGDCGGCDLQHLLYPAQLRLKRQLVAAALAQHPQTSLLPVLEVAPAHEQWRYRNKVEMTFDRREDGALILGYSPKRKWWRRIEIEDCWLCSERAMGAALAVRQWAVQAGMAPYDQRRHQGFLRNLALRESRSTGDFLVNLVTAQGPPPARELLHALAPFAPSGVVRTIHSGPAAAVLYERVEVLAGEAMVRERAAGLTFHLSPQSFFQPNGAMASRLVELVAQAAELAGAECLLDMFCGVGTIGLALAARAREVVGVESVAAAVTGARDNAAANAIANVRFECATARAYLRDHRGEVPDVVILDPPRPGCGPRVVRRLLEMRPRRIVYVSCNPWVLAADLAALSAEYDIGPVQPVDLFPQTIHVESVVALTTRD; from the coding sequence ATGGCGGTCAAACGCGAGCAACAGGCCCTTGCGCGGATGATCCGCGAGGCGGCGCGCCCCGGGCAAACCGTCGCCCCGCGCTGCCGCCATTTCGGCGACTGCGGCGGCTGCGACTTGCAGCACCTGCTCTATCCGGCTCAACTGCGGCTCAAGCGGCAGCTAGTCGCGGCGGCGCTGGCGCAGCACCCGCAGACGTCGCTGCTTCCCGTCCTCGAGGTCGCGCCCGCGCACGAGCAGTGGCGCTATCGCAATAAGGTCGAGATGACGTTCGATCGGCGCGAGGACGGCGCGCTGATCCTGGGCTACAGCCCCAAACGGAAGTGGTGGCGACGGATCGAGATCGAGGATTGCTGGCTGTGCTCGGAGCGCGCGATGGGGGCGGCGCTGGCAGTCAGGCAGTGGGCGGTGCAGGCGGGGATGGCGCCGTACGACCAACGACGGCACCAGGGGTTTCTGCGCAACCTGGCACTGCGCGAGAGCCGCTCCACCGGCGATTTCCTGGTGAACCTGGTCACGGCGCAGGGGCCGCCGCCCGCCCGCGAGCTGCTGCACGCGCTGGCCCCCTTTGCGCCCAGCGGGGTCGTGCGCACCATCCACAGCGGGCCCGCGGCGGCGGTGCTGTACGAGCGCGTCGAGGTGCTCGCCGGCGAAGCGATGGTGCGGGAGCGCGCCGCCGGGCTGACCTTCCACTTGTCGCCGCAGTCTTTCTTTCAACCTAACGGCGCCATGGCGTCGCGGTTGGTGGAGCTGGTGGCGCAAGCGGCGGAGTTGGCAGGCGCGGAATGTCTGCTCGATATGTTCTGCGGCGTCGGGACCATCGGTCTCGCCCTGGCGGCGCGGGCGCGCGAGGTGGTGGGCGTCGAATCGGTGGCGGCGGCGGTGACCGGCGCCCGCGACAACGCGGCGGCGAATGCAATCGCCAACGTGCGCTTCGAGTGCGCGACCGCGCGCGCGTATCTGCGCGATCACCGGGGCGAGGTCCCCGATGTTGTGATCCTCGACCCGCCGCGGCCGGGCTGCGGACCGCGCGTGGTGCGGCGGCTGCTGGAGATGCGCCCGCGGCGCATCGTCTATGTCTCGTGCAACCCGTGGGTGCTGGCGGCGGACCTGGCGGCGTTGTCCGCCGAATACGACATCGGCCCGGTGCAGCCGGTGGACCTGTTCCCGCAGACAATACACGTCGAGTCGGTGGTGGCGCTAACGACGCGCGATTGA
- the rsmA gene encoding 16S rRNA (adenine(1518)-N(6)/adenine(1519)-N(6))-dimethyltransferase RsmA, with translation MLYCRHTMRANVTSPPELRRLLADYGIRPAKRLGQSFLIDANVVAKILAAAAIGGDDSVFEVGAGAGALTVALAASARRVVALELDRRLVELLDEVLGDAPNVSVVQGDVLAADVEALLGGGSWKLLANLPYSVAGPAIARLMQHAGRFSLMALMVQREVAQRCVAAPGSRQYGALSVMVQARARVTIAGQVARTCFYPQPRVDSTLVRLEPRERCLVAVHLEPAFRALVRGVFRQRRKMMLNALAGASELGLTRQQARQVLEAAGIEAERRPESLSAEDFAALARALSAAGA, from the coding sequence GTGCTATACTGCCGACACACCATGCGCGCCAACGTCACATCGCCGCCCGAGCTGCGCCGGCTGCTGGCCGACTACGGCATCCGCCCGGCCAAGCGCCTGGGCCAGAGCTTCCTCATTGACGCCAACGTCGTGGCCAAGATCCTGGCCGCGGCGGCCATCGGCGGGGACGACAGCGTGTTCGAGGTCGGCGCGGGCGCGGGGGCGCTGACGGTGGCGCTGGCCGCAAGCGCGCGCCGCGTGGTGGCGCTGGAGCTCGATCGGCGGCTGGTGGAACTGCTGGATGAGGTCCTCGGCGACGCGCCCAATGTCAGCGTGGTGCAGGGGGACGTTCTGGCGGCGGACGTGGAGGCACTGCTCGGGGGCGGAAGCTGGAAGCTGCTCGCGAACCTGCCCTATTCGGTGGCGGGCCCGGCCATCGCGCGGCTGATGCAGCATGCGGGGAGGTTTTCGCTGATGGCGCTGATGGTGCAGCGCGAGGTGGCGCAGCGCTGTGTGGCCGCGCCCGGGAGCAGACAGTACGGGGCGTTGTCGGTGATGGTGCAGGCGCGCGCGCGAGTGACGATCGCGGGGCAGGTCGCGCGCACCTGCTTCTATCCGCAGCCGCGGGTGGATTCGACGCTGGTGCGGTTGGAGCCGCGCGAGCGATGCCTGGTGGCGGTGCATCTGGAGCCGGCTTTTCGGGCGCTGGTGCGCGGGGTTTTCCGGCAGCGGCGCAAGATGATGCTCAACGCGCTGGCGGGCGCGTCGGAGCTGGGGCTCACGCGGCAGCAAGCCCGGCAGGTGCTCGAGGCCGCGGGTATCGAGGCGGAGCGCCGGCCGGAGTCGCTGTCGGCCGAGGACTTCGCGGCGCTGGCGCGGGCGCTGAGCGCCGCGGGCGCATAG
- a CDS encoding bifunctional nuclease family protein, giving the protein MSSESAMVELKVEGVALDHNNVPVVVLKDKSGERSVPIWIGPAEAVAISAELEKRQLPRPMTHDLIRNLLAELEVKVERLIINDVHDNTYFARLILVADGNRKELDCRPSDGIAIALRAKAPIVIPEPLLTRIDEERKARGDPLASVGSGSFVVDSGDTVH; this is encoded by the coding sequence TTGAGTTCAGAATCGGCGATGGTTGAGCTCAAGGTCGAGGGCGTAGCCCTCGATCATAACAACGTACCGGTGGTGGTGCTCAAGGACAAGTCCGGCGAGCGGTCGGTGCCGATCTGGATCGGGCCCGCCGAGGCGGTCGCCATCAGCGCGGAGCTGGAGAAGCGCCAGCTCCCGCGGCCGATGACGCACGATCTCATCCGCAACCTGCTGGCCGAGCTCGAGGTCAAGGTCGAGCGGCTCATCATCAATGACGTCCATGACAACACGTACTTCGCGCGGCTCATCCTCGTCGCCGACGGCAACCGCAAGGAGCTCGACTGCCGCCCCAGCGACGGCATCGCCATCGCCCTGCGCGCCAAGGCTCCCATCGTCATCCCCGAGCCCTTGCTGACGCGCATTGACGAGGAACGCAAGGCGCGCGGCGACCCGCTGGCATCGGTCGGCTCCGGCTCCTTCGTCGTTGACTCGGGCGACACCGTGCACTGA
- a CDS encoding thiamine pyrophosphate-dependent enzyme, giving the protein MAALAAKHVNYHVMGYYPITPSTEIAEELDEMYAGGEHEIRMIPADGEHGAAGICYGAAVAGGRVLNATSSQGLLYSLEQLPVQAGTRFPMVLNVVTRAVSGPLDILGDHSDIMMAINAGWIMLLARDPQAVYDMNLVAVKLGELAEVRLPVMVAYDGFFTSHQKRRVRHFADAQVVRDWLGAPNTPITVVDPEHPVTIGPYMNNLDLINNKYQQHLAMEAARAALPRVLAEYAALSGRRYPVVDCYLTDDAEAVLVLLNSAAETAKDAADRLRQQGLKVGVVSPNVFRPFPATEIREALHGAKAVIIADRADSCGAGGGNLALEVKAALKDDPDNRALCLARVYGLGGREFYIDEAEDLLREALAAAESGAIAKPFDYLGATPGKPGHIMRQRGPINVEATNLPGLRVERDEETGEIKSHVPSLRELTAIPKRIAPGHGACPGCGIFPGLNQFFRGISGHIVVLFHTGCAMVVTTGYPFSAHRVTYIHNLFQNGAATLSGVVEMFRERKRRGELPADLDLTFVMVSGDGGMDIGMGPTIGTALRGHPLIILEYDNQGYMNTGNQQSYATPLGHATSTSRVGPRQTGKRFQHKDTAQIMAGCHVPYIFTSVEGLKRDLTEKGAKAQWYAKNEGFVYGKFLSACPLSWRYPERLGMKVVHAAVDCCFFPIYEIEHGITRLNYDPEAEGKRIPASDWLGMMGKTRHLTQPEHGEVLAAFEAEVERRWRRLKAMAEHPLL; this is encoded by the coding sequence ATGGCGGCGCTGGCGGCGAAGCACGTCAACTACCACGTCATGGGCTACTACCCGATCACCCCCTCGACCGAGATCGCGGAGGAGCTCGACGAGATGTACGCCGGCGGCGAGCACGAGATCCGCATGATCCCCGCCGACGGCGAGCACGGGGCGGCGGGCATTTGCTATGGGGCGGCGGTAGCGGGGGGCCGGGTGCTCAATGCGACCTCGTCACAGGGGCTGCTCTATTCGCTGGAGCAACTGCCGGTGCAGGCGGGGACGCGCTTCCCGATGGTGCTCAACGTGGTGACGCGCGCGGTGAGCGGGCCGCTGGACATCCTCGGCGACCACTCCGACATCATGATGGCCATCAACGCGGGCTGGATCATGCTGCTGGCGCGCGACCCGCAGGCGGTGTACGACATGAACCTGGTGGCGGTCAAGCTGGGGGAGCTGGCGGAGGTGCGCCTGCCGGTGATGGTGGCTTACGACGGCTTTTTCACCAGCCACCAGAAGCGGCGGGTGCGCCACTTCGCCGACGCACAGGTCGTCCGCGACTGGCTGGGCGCGCCCAACACGCCTATCACCGTGGTGGACCCCGAGCACCCGGTGACCATCGGCCCTTACATGAACAACCTCGACCTCATCAACAACAAGTACCAGCAGCACCTGGCGATGGAGGCGGCGCGGGCGGCGCTGCCGCGGGTGCTCGCCGAGTACGCGGCGCTCAGCGGCCGCCGCTACCCAGTGGTGGACTGCTACCTGACCGACGACGCTGAGGCGGTGTTAGTGCTTCTCAACTCGGCGGCGGAGACGGCGAAGGACGCCGCCGACCGCCTGCGCCAGCAGGGGCTCAAGGTCGGCGTGGTCAGCCCCAACGTCTTCCGGCCGTTCCCGGCGACCGAGATCCGGGAGGCCCTGCACGGGGCGAAGGCGGTGATCATCGCCGACCGCGCGGATTCCTGCGGCGCCGGCGGCGGCAACCTGGCGTTGGAGGTCAAGGCCGCGCTCAAGGACGATCCCGACAATCGCGCGCTGTGCCTGGCACGAGTTTACGGCCTGGGCGGTCGCGAGTTCTACATTGATGAGGCGGAGGACCTGCTGCGCGAAGCGCTGGCGGCGGCGGAGTCGGGGGCGATTGCGAAGCCTTTCGACTACCTCGGCGCGACCCCCGGCAAGCCCGGCCACATCATGCGCCAGCGGGGCCCGATCAACGTCGAGGCGACGAACCTGCCCGGCCTGCGCGTGGAGCGCGACGAGGAGACGGGCGAGATCAAGTCGCACGTCCCCTCCCTGCGCGAACTGACGGCCATACCCAAGCGCATCGCCCCCGGCCACGGCGCGTGCCCGGGGTGCGGCATCTTCCCCGGTCTCAACCAGTTCTTCCGCGGCATCAGCGGCCACATCGTGGTGCTGTTCCATACCGGCTGCGCGATGGTCGTCACCACCGGCTACCCCTTCAGCGCGCATCGCGTGACCTATATCCACAACCTCTTCCAGAACGGGGCGGCGACGCTGTCGGGGGTGGTCGAGATGTTCCGCGAGCGCAAGCGCCGCGGCGAGCTGCCGGCGGACCTCGACCTCACCTTCGTCATGGTCAGCGGCGACGGCGGCATGGACATCGGCATGGGCCCCACCATCGGTACCGCCCTGCGCGGGCATCCCCTCATCATCCTCGAATACGACAACCAGGGCTACATGAACACCGGCAACCAGCAGAGTTACGCCACGCCGCTGGGCCATGCCACCTCCACCAGCCGCGTCGGGCCCCGCCAGACCGGCAAGCGCTTCCAGCACAAGGACACCGCGCAGATCATGGCCGGCTGTCACGTACCCTATATTTTCACCAGCGTCGAGGGCCTCAAGCGCGACCTCACCGAGAAGGGCGCCAAGGCGCAGTGGTACGCGAAGAACGAGGGGTTTGTCTATGGCAAGTTCCTGAGCGCCTGCCCGCTGAGCTGGCGCTACCCGGAGCGGCTGGGGATGAAGGTGGTGCACGCGGCGGTGGACTGCTGCTTCTTCCCCATCTACGAGATCGAGCACGGAATCACCCGGCTCAACTACGATCCCGAGGCCGAGGGGAAACGCATTCCGGCGTCGGACTGGCTGGGGATGATGGGCAAGACGCGCCACCTGACCCAGCCCGAGCACGGGGAAGTGCTGGCGGCGTTCGAGGCCGAGGTCGAGCGCCGCTGGCGACGGCTAAAGGCGATGGCGGAGCATCCGCTGCTGTGA
- a CDS encoding type II toxin-antitoxin system Phd/YefM family antitoxin, whose translation MATTAKAAKKSREYVVDQDGRRKAVLLPVEEYEALVQAAEDLEDIRAADEARAVGGELVPLEVVEARLRAEGKPR comes from the coding sequence ATGGCGACCACTGCGAAGGCGGCTAAGAAGTCCCGGGAATACGTGGTGGACCAGGACGGACGCCGCAAAGCAGTGCTCCTGCCCGTCGAGGAGTATGAGGCGCTAGTCCAGGCCGCCGAGGACCTCGAGGACATCCGCGCGGCGGACGAGGCGCGGGCGGTAGGCGGCGAGCTGGTCCCGCTTGAGGTCGTCGAGGCCCGTCTTCGCGCCGAGGGCAAGCCGCGCTGA
- a CDS encoding type II toxin-antitoxin system RelE/ParE family toxin, whose protein sequence is MRVVLSPAADRDADHLAPDMAERVLAALRGLRENPRPHGSRLLRDREPRTWRLRVGDWRILYDVDDAEGIVTILRILHRSRAY, encoded by the coding sequence ATGCGCGTAGTCCTCTCGCCTGCGGCAGACCGCGATGCCGATCACCTCGCTCCGGATATGGCAGAGCGTGTTCTGGCCGCGCTGCGCGGCCTCCGCGAGAATCCGCGTCCGCATGGTTCCCGGTTGCTTCGCGATCGTGAACCGCGCACCTGGCGCCTGCGCGTCGGCGACTGGCGCATTCTTTACGACGTTGACGACGCGGAGGGAATCGTGACGATTCTCCGCATCCTCCATCGCAGTCGAGCCTACTGA